The following is a genomic window from Ignavibacteriota bacterium.
ACCACCAAAGCGTTCGCCACGTTCAGGTATGAACTCTCGGTCAAAGCGGACGCCTCGCGGTCGTCACTGCACCTGACCGTGCTGGGGTTCCGCACGCCACAACTCAGCCTCCCTTCGGCCGGCCCAGCCCGCTTTTCGCAGGAGTATGAAGAGTTCAACGGCCCGCTCGAGGTGACGATCCAGGGGATCGACGGCAGGAGCACGGCATTCGCGCTGCAGATCGCCCCCGGCAGCGTGGCCCTGGCAAAGAAGCCGCGGGCATCCTTCGCGACCATCACCACCGATCTTTCACAATGGCATAACAGGGAATTCTGATCATGATCCCCGTTCTCTTTGAATTCGGCCCGCTCCGGGTCTACAGCTACGGGCTCATGCTCGGCATCGCATTCCTCCTGGGCAGCGCCATCATGGCGCGCGCATTGAAACGCCGCGGGCTCGATCCCGGCATCGCGAATACCGTCACGATCTTCGCCGTGGTCTTCGGCATCGCCGGAGCAAAGCTCCTCTATCTCCTGGAGGAGTTCGAAGCATTCAAAGCGGATCCTGCAGGCATGACCTTCTCGGCGGGCGGACTCACCTGGTACGGCGGGTTCCTCCTCGCGTTGCTCGCCGTGTCCCTCTATATCCGCTGGAAGAAGGTCCCGTTCATGAAAGTGTGGGACTGCCTTGGCATCGCGCTGATCCTGGCGTATGGCGTCGGGCGGGTCGGATGCCATCTGTCGGGCGACGGCGACTACGGACGGCCGACGTCACTGCCGTGGGGAACCATCTACGCCCAGGGGACGGCCAAGCCGACCATGATGCTTGAGGAGTATTTCCGTCGGGAGCCTGCCGCACGCGCGGAATGGCACTACGATTCCCTCCGCGTCATGATCGCAGGCAGGGACAGGATGGGTCATCTCTACACGGAGTTCGATGCACGGACACCGCTGCATCCCACGCCGATCTATGAACTCCTGATGGGCGCGGCAGGATTCTTCGCTCTCCTGGCGATCGAAAAGAGACACCTGATCCCGGGCCAGTTGTTCATGGCCTATCTGATGCTGTCCAGCACGTTCCGCTTCGCTGTGGAGTTCCTGAGACTCCAACCACGCATCGCCATCGGACTCTCGGAAGCCCAGATCTTCAGCATCGCTCTGTTCATCCTTGGCGCGGCAGGATTCGTGATCATCGCCCGCCGGCACGCCACACCGCACTCACGCGCATAGGGGACGGACCCAGGGTCCGCGGATGCAATGACGAATGTTCTGACCGGCCGCAAGCCGGTGCTTGAGGCCCTCAGGGCAGGGCGGGCGCTGGACAAGGTCCTGGTGCTGCGCGGGACCCATGGCAGCACGATCGATGAGATCCGGCGGCTTGCAGAACAGCGCGGCATCACCGTGCAGGATTCCGAGAAACAGCACTTCCGGGAATTCTCACCCGAAGCCCTCACCCAGGGCGTGATCGCCTTTGCGCCCGAAAAGAAAGCCGCCGAGCTCGAGGATATCCTCACCGCCATCCGCGAGCGCGGCGAGACCGGTTTCCTTCTTATCCTGGACCAGATCGAGGACCCGCAGAACCTCGGTGCACTCATCCGTACGGCGGAGTGCGCGGGCGTCCACGGGGCCATCATCCCCCGGCATCACGCAGCCCCGATCAACCCCACGGTCGTCAAGGCGTCAGCCGGCGCCACCGAGCACCTCCCCATCGCCGAGGTCACCAACCTCGTCAACGCGATCGAGGAACTCAAGCAGGCAGGGTTCTGGGTGATAGGGTTGGCGGGTGACGGCGACAAGACGTATGCCCAGGTGGACTACACCGTCCCGGTCGCGTTCGTGGTGGGCAATGAAGGGCGCGGGATCCGCCGGCTCGTGAAGGAGCACTGCGATCATCTCGTGCGCATCCCCCTGTTCGGGAAGGTCGAATCACTGAACGCCTCGGTGGCCGGTGCGCTCGGCATGTTCGAAG
Proteins encoded in this region:
- the rlmB gene encoding 23S rRNA (guanosine(2251)-2'-O)-methyltransferase RlmB — translated: MTNVLTGRKPVLEALRAGRALDKVLVLRGTHGSTIDEIRRLAEQRGITVQDSEKQHFREFSPEALTQGVIAFAPEKKAAELEDILTAIRERGETGFLLILDQIEDPQNLGALIRTAECAGVHGAIIPRHHAAPINPTVVKASAGATEHLPIAEVTNLVNAIEELKQAGFWVIGLAGDGDKTYAQVDYTVPVAFVVGNEGRGIRRLVKEHCDHLVRIPLFGKVESLNASVAGALGMFEVVRQRERR
- a CDS encoding prolipoprotein diacylglyceryl transferase, which codes for MIPVLFEFGPLRVYSYGLMLGIAFLLGSAIMARALKRRGLDPGIANTVTIFAVVFGIAGAKLLYLLEEFEAFKADPAGMTFSAGGLTWYGGFLLALLAVSLYIRWKKVPFMKVWDCLGIALILAYGVGRVGCHLSGDGDYGRPTSLPWGTIYAQGTAKPTMMLEEYFRREPAARAEWHYDSLRVMIAGRDRMGHLYTEFDARTPLHPTPIYELLMGAAGFFALLAIEKRHLIPGQLFMAYLMLSSTFRFAVEFLRLQPRIAIGLSEAQIFSIALFILGAAGFVIIARRHATPHSRA